TGATTTTGGCACGGGCTATTCGTCGCTCGCCTATCTCAAGCGCTTCCCCATCGACGATCTCAAGATCGACCGGGCCTTCGTGCGCGGCGTGCCGCATGACGCCGAGGACGTCGCCATCGCCCGCGCGATCCTGGCGCTGGCGCGCAGCCTCGACCTCACGCCGGTCGCCGAAGGCGTGGAGACCGCCGAACAACGCGATTTCCTCAAGGCCGAGGGTTGCCGCGAAATGCAGGGTTACCTGTACGGCGAACCGCAGTCGGCGCTGACGCTGAATTTGCGCAGGAGCAAGGGCGCGGCCTCGGCCGCTTAGACAGCGTCAACGACACGCTCCCTACCGAAGCGCCAGCCGCGTTTATACTGGCGCGGACCACACCTGAGTGCCGCCCATGACCGACCACGCCCTCGCGCTTGCCCGGCAGCAATTGCTGACCCCCACCGGCGTCGAAATCCCCGATCTGGAACGGGTGCTGGCGGACCTCTGCGGCCGCCAGGTCGACCTGGCCGACGTCTACCTGGAATTCACGCGCAGCGAGTCGTGGAGTCTCGAGGACGGCATCGTCAAGGAGGGCGTGCACAGCATTCGGCAGGGCGCGGGCGTACGCGCCGTCAGCGGCGAACAGACCGGCTTTGCGTACTCGGACGATCTCACCGTGCCGGCGCTGCTCGAGGCCGCACGCACCGCGCGCGCCATCACGCGCCAGGGCCAGGCACGCGACGTGCGCGTCGCGACCCGCGACAACGCACCGGCGCTGTATGCCGCGCTCGACCCGCTGCTCGAGGTGGAGGCGGCCGACAAGCTGGCGCTGATGCGCAGCCTCGACGCGCGTTTGCGCGCCGCCGACCCGTGCGTGCGCGAAGTGATGGTCAGCCTGTCGGGGCAATACAGCGCGATGATGGTGGCGACCTCGGACGGCACGCTGGCCGCCGACCTGCGGCCGTTGGTCAGGCTCAACGTCACGGTCATCGTCGAACGCAACGGCCGGCGCGAGACCGCCAGCCACGGCGGCGGCGGCCGCACCGGTTACCTCGCCCTGTTCGGCGACGGCCGCCCCGAACACATCGCCGACGAAGCCTTGCGCCAGGCGCTGGTCAGTCTCGACGCCGTCGACGCGCCGGCCGGTGAAATGACGGTGGTGCTGGGCTCGGGATGGCCCGGCATCCTGCTGCACGAAGCCATCGGTCACGGCCTCGAAGGCGATTTCAATCGCAAGGGCACCTCGGCATTCGCGAACCGCATCGGCGCCGCGGTCGCCTCGCCGCTATGTACGGTGGTCGACGATGCCACCTTGCCGCTGCGCCGCGGTTCACTGAATGTCGATGACGAAGGCGTGCCGGGGCAACGCACGGTGCTGATCGAGAACGGACGCCTGTGCGGCTACATGCAGGACCGCCACAACGCCGGCCTCATGCAAGTCCCGACCACCGGCAACGGCCGCCGCCAGTCCTACGCGCACCGGCCCATGCCGCGCATGACCAACACCTACATGCTGGCCGGCGAGAGCGCGCCGGCCGACATCATCAAGAGCGTCAAGCGCGGCCTGTATGCCGTGAGTTTCGGCGGCGGCCAGGTCGACATCACCAACGGCAAGTTCGTGTTCAGCGCCGCCGAGGCCTATCTCATCGAGGACGGCAAGGTGACCGCGCCGGTCAAGGGCGCGACCCTGATCGGCAATGGTCCCGACGTGCTGACGCGGGTGTCGATGGTCGGCAACGACCTGGCCCTCGACAACGGCATCGGCACCTGCGGCAAGGACGGCCAGTCGGTGCCGGTGGGCGTCGGTCAACCGACCTTGAAAGTCGATAGCTTGACGGTGGGCGGTACGCGGACCTGAGGGCGTCTGAATGTGCGAATGAATTCGCACCTACAGGGCGACAGCCTGTCGATGCATGCCGGTACTCGCTCGCACATGGTAGGTGCGAATTCATTCGCACATCGAGACGACATAAACACAACAATCCAGGGGAACCCCATGAATCTCACCCAACGCGGCATCTTCCTGTTCAGCGAAGGCATGAGCGCCGGCGAACTCGCCGGCGCCGCGCAACACATCGAACGTCTCGGTTATGGCGCGGTGTGGTTTCCCGAGGCGGTCGGCCGCGAACCGGTGCTGGCGGCGAGTTGGGTGCTGGCCAATACCAGCAGGCTCATCGCCGCCACCGGCATCGTCAACATCTACAGTCGCGACCCGATGGCCTGCGCGATGATGCAGCAGACCTTGACCGAACAATCGCGCGGACGCTTCCTGCTCGGCCTCGGCGTGTCGCACACGCTGTTCGTCAACCTGCGTGGCCACGACTATGGCAAGCCGCTGGCAACCATGCGCAGCTATGTCGACAACATCGCGGCCTGCCACAAGATGATTGCGATCAAGACCAATCTCGCCGTCGAAGGCATGAGCGAACAGCCGCTGTCACGCGCCGAGGATGGCACGCTGTGCGCGCCGGTTGGCGAGATGCCAGTCATCCTCGCCGCGCTCGGACCCAAGATGACGGCGCTGTCGGGCGACATCTCACAGGGTTCCCACCCGGCCAACACCACACCGGAACACACCGCCGCCGCGCGCGCCATCCTGGGCCCCAAGCCGTGGCTCGCGCCCATGCAGCGCGTGTGCCTGACCAAGGACGCCAGCACCGCGCGACGCGTCGGCCGCCAGCTGCTGGCGCTGTACCTCGGCCTGCCCAACTATCTCAACATGTGGCGCGATTACGGTTACACCGATGCCGACTTCGAGCACGGCGGCAGCGACCGGCTGATCGACGCCATGCTGGCCTGGGGTGACGAAAAGACCGTGTGGTCGCGGGTGCAGGCGCATCTCGATGCCGGCGCCAGCCATGTGCCGCTGGTGCCGATCAATCCGAACAACCCGTCCCTGCCGTGCTGGCGGGCGATCGAGGCGTTCGCGCCCTAGGGCTCATGGCAGGTGCGAATTGATTGCAGATTGAAATCGACGCGACGGACGATGCGTTTTTGCAGGTGCGAATGAATTCGACCTACAGGTCAAAATCTTTCGAATTCCGGATGCGGCAACCTGCCGCCATGCACATGCATGGCGCCGAACTCCGCGCAGCGATGCAGGGTCGGCACCGCCTTGCCGGGATTGAGCAGGCCTTTCGGATCGAAGGCTCGCTTGAGCGCGAAGAAACTCTCGAGCTCCGCGCTCGAGAACTGCAGGCACATCTCGTTCAGCTTCTCGACGCCGACCCCGTGTTCACCGGTCACGGTACCGCCCACCGCCACGCATAACGCCAGGATGCGACTGCCGAGTTCGGCGGCGCGTTTCATTTCGTCGTCGCTGTTGGCATCGAAGGCAATCAAGGGATGCAGGTTGCCGTCACCGGCATGGAACACGTTGGCGACCGGCAAGGCGAACTCGCGCGACAGCGCGCTGATATCGCGTAATACGGCAGCGAGGTGTTTGCGCGGAATGGTGCCGTCCATGCAGAAATAATCGGGCGCGATACGGCCGATGGCCGGGAACGCCGACTTGCGGCCCAGCCAGAAGCGCAGGCGTTCGGCCTCGTCGCGCGACACGCGCAGTTCACTCGCGCCGGCCTTGGCCAGCACCGCGCTGACGGCCTCGATCTGCGCGGCGACATCGACCGCGTTGCCGTCGACCTCGCACAGCAGCATGGCCTCGGCGGCGAGCGGGTAGCCGGCGTGGCAATAGGCCTCGGCCACTTCGATGGCGAGCTTGTCCATCATTTCGAGGCCGGCCGGCGTGAGGCCGGCGGCGATGATGTCCGCCACCGCGCCGCCGGCCGCCTCGACGCTGTCGAAGGCCGCCAGCACCACGCGCGCGAGCTGCGGGCGCGGCAGGAGCTTGACCGTCACCTGCATGACGATGCCGAGCAGGCCTTCCGAGCCGTGCACCAGGGCCAGCAGATCCAGTCCCGGCGCGTCGAGGCCGCGCCCGCCCAGCGTCATCCACTCGCCTTCCATGGTGAGGAGCTCGACTTCGATGACGTTATGCACCGTCAGGCCGTATTTCAGGCAGTGCACGCCGCCGGAATTCTCGGCGACGTTGCCGCCGATGGTGCAGGCGATCTGCGAGGACGGATCGGGCGCGTAATAGAGGCCGTACTGGGCAACGGCCTCGCTGATGGCGAGGTTGCGCACGCCGGGTTCGACGGTCGCGGTGCGATTGGCGGTATCGATGTCGAGAATGCGATTGAAGCGCGCGAGCGACATCAGGCAGCCGTCGACCAGCGGCAGCGCGCCGCCCGACAGCCCGGTGCCGGCGCCGCGCGTGACCAGCGGCACGCCGTACTCTGCACACAGCTTCACCACCGCTTCGACCTGGGCGCGGGTTTCCGGCACCACCACCACGCGCGGCATGGCGTGGTAGGCCGACAGCGCGTCGCACTCGTAGGGGCGCTTGGCTTCGTCACTGGTCAGAAGCGCGCCCGGCGGCAGAGTGTCGGCGAGGCGCGCTTCGAATGTCATGACACGAGATCAGGACGTGAACTTGTAATCGGACGGGATCACGATCACGCCGTTGGGCGTCATGGTGAAACGCTTGGCGTCGCGCGCCTTGTCGAAACCGATCTGCTCGTTGGCCGGCACCTGCACCTGGCGGTCGAGTATGCAGCGTCGGAGCTGCGCGCCCTCGCCGACCTTGACGTCGGAGAACAGGATCGAGTCCTCGACCGTCGCGCCGTCGTCGATGTAGACGCGGTTGCCGAGCACGCTGTGGTTGACGCCGCCGCCGGCGATGACCGTGCCGCCCGACACGATGGAATTCACGCAGATGCCCTCGTTGCAGGAGCGGCCGGGCACGGTGCGCGCCGGCGGGCGCTGGGTCTGGTAGGTGCGGATCTGCCAGTTGGCCTGGTAGAGGTCGAGCGGCGGCTCGAGCTCCAGCAAGTCCATGTTGGCCTCGTAGTAGTCGTCCAGATCGTCGAGCCGCCGCCAGTAGCGATCCTGGGTCACGCGGCCCGAGGTGCCGCCGAACCGGTAGGCCACCACGCGCTTGAACAACTGCATGTTGGCGCCGATGAGGGTCGACAGCGGCGCCTCGATGGGCGAGCGGCCGTCGAGCAGCTTGAGGAGTTCCACCAGCTTCTTGCGATTGAACACGAATACCCGCATCGGCCATACGAGGTTGTCGTCCGGCCCCGGCACCGTCGATTCGGTGCGCACGCCCGTGACGTCGATACCCTCGACTTCCAGCGCGACCGGAAAAGTCGCGCCGTAGGCATTGACCGCCGGCACGCCGGCGATGGTGACGTCGGCGCCATGCTCGGCGTGGAAGGCCAGCACCGCGGCGTAGTCCATGCGGTAGATCTGCTCGCCGGACACCAGGATGATGGTTTCTTCCTTGGCGCCGTCCAGCAGGTAGAGATTCTTGTACAGGGCGTCGGCGACGCCGGCGTAGGTCGATACCGCGCTGTTGATCGGCGGTGTGACCGGCATGATGTATTCGCCGAGATCGGTATTGAATATCGACCAGCCGTCGCGAATGTGGTTTTGCAGGGACAGCGAGTTGTACTGGGTCAGCACCATGATGCGCCGCAGCCCCGAGTGCAGGCAGTTGGTCAGGGCGAAATCGATGATGCGGTAGGTGCCGCCGAAAGGCATGGCGGCAATCGCGCGACGCGCGGTCAGCGGCTCCAGCACCTTGCCATCGCCGATGGCGAGGATCATGGCCAGCGTGTCGTTGAGGTCGGAGATGAGCATAGCTTGAGCCCTGCGTAGGGCCGCGCATTATACGCGGCGCGCCTGCCGTGAGAAGGGTTAGCGGCCGTGCACCGCAATGGCGCCAGGACGCCCGCCCCGGGGTCCCGGGGTCGGCCCGGGCGGCGCTGGTGGCTGGTCGCGGGCCGTCGCTATAATGGCTGAACCGCCACACGCGGCACTGTTGCACCCACCGGCATCCTCGCTCTACGCATGGCGGAAGAATTCCTAGTCAACATCACGCCGCAGGAGACGCGGGTCGCCGTCATCGAAAACGGCGTGCTGCAGGAGCTGGCCATCGAACGTACCCGCAGTCGCGGGCTGGTCGGCAACATCTACCTCGGGCGCATCAGCCGCGTGCTGCCGGGCATGGGCGCGGCCTTTCTCGACATCGGCCTGGAACGCACCGCCTTCCTGCACGTCTCGGACATCGCCGCCGCCAGCCGGCGCGCCGAGGAAACCGGCCTCGAGGTGTCCATCGAACAGGCCGTGCGCGAGGGCGAGACGCTGGTCGTGCAGGTCACCAAGGATCCGCTGGGCT
The nucleotide sequence above comes from Pseudomonadota bacterium. Encoded proteins:
- a CDS encoding TIGR03620 family F420-dependent LLM class oxidoreductase, with translation MNLTQRGIFLFSEGMSAGELAGAAQHIERLGYGAVWFPEAVGREPVLAASWVLANTSRLIAATGIVNIYSRDPMACAMMQQTLTEQSRGRFLLGLGVSHTLFVNLRGHDYGKPLATMRSYVDNIAACHKMIAIKTNLAVEGMSEQPLSRAEDGTLCAPVGEMPVILAALGPKMTALSGDISQGSHPANTTPEHTAAARAILGPKPWLAPMQRVCLTKDASTARRVGRQLLALYLGLPNYLNMWRDYGYTDADFEHGGSDRLIDAMLAWGDEKTVWSRVQAHLDAGASHVPLVPINPNNPSLPCWRAIEAFAP
- the tldD gene encoding metalloprotease TldD gives rise to the protein MTDHALALARQQLLTPTGVEIPDLERVLADLCGRQVDLADVYLEFTRSESWSLEDGIVKEGVHSIRQGAGVRAVSGEQTGFAYSDDLTVPALLEAARTARAITRQGQARDVRVATRDNAPALYAALDPLLEVEAADKLALMRSLDARLRAADPCVREVMVSLSGQYSAMMVATSDGTLAADLRPLVRLNVTVIVERNGRRETASHGGGGRTGYLALFGDGRPEHIADEALRQALVSLDAVDAPAGEMTVVLGSGWPGILLHEAIGHGLEGDFNRKGTSAFANRIGAAVASPLCTVVDDATLPLRRGSLNVDDEGVPGQRTVLIENGRLCGYMQDRHNAGLMQVPTTGNGRRQSYAHRPMPRMTNTYMLAGESAPADIIKSVKRGLYAVSFGGGQVDITNGKFVFSAAEAYLIEDGKVTAPVKGATLIGNGPDVLTRVSMVGNDLALDNGIGTCGKDGQSVPVGVGQPTLKVDSLTVGGTRT
- a CDS encoding FAD-binding protein — translated: MTFEARLADTLPPGALLTSDEAKRPYECDALSAYHAMPRVVVVPETRAQVEAVVKLCAEYGVPLVTRGAGTGLSGGALPLVDGCLMSLARFNRILDIDTANRTATVEPGVRNLAISEAVAQYGLYYAPDPSSQIACTIGGNVAENSGGVHCLKYGLTVHNVIEVELLTMEGEWMTLGGRGLDAPGLDLLALVHGSEGLLGIVMQVTVKLLPRPQLARVVLAAFDSVEAAGGAVADIIAAGLTPAGLEMMDKLAIEVAEAYCHAGYPLAAEAMLLCEVDGNAVDVAAQIEAVSAVLAKAGASELRVSRDEAERLRFWLGRKSAFPAIGRIAPDYFCMDGTIPRKHLAAVLRDISALSREFALPVANVFHAGDGNLHPLIAFDANSDDEMKRAAELGSRILALCVAVGGTVTGEHGVGVEKLNEMCLQFSSAELESFFALKRAFDPKGLLNPGKAVPTLHRCAEFGAMHVHGGRLPHPEFERF
- the glgC gene encoding glucose-1-phosphate adenylyltransferase (catalyzes the formation of ADP-glucose and diphosphate from ATP and alpha-D-glucose 1-phosphate), with the translated sequence MLISDLNDTLAMILAIGDGKVLEPLTARRAIAAMPFGGTYRIIDFALTNCLHSGLRRIMVLTQYNSLSLQNHIRDGWSIFNTDLGEYIMPVTPPINSAVSTYAGVADALYKNLYLLDGAKEETIILVSGEQIYRMDYAAVLAFHAEHGADVTIAGVPAVNAYGATFPVALEVEGIDVTGVRTESTVPGPDDNLVWPMRVFVFNRKKLVELLKLLDGRSPIEAPLSTLIGANMQLFKRVVAYRFGGTSGRVTQDRYWRRLDDLDDYYEANMDLLELEPPLDLYQANWQIRTYQTQRPPARTVPGRSCNEGICVNSIVSGGTVIAGGGVNHSVLGNRVYIDDGATVEDSILFSDVKVGEGAQLRRCILDRQVQVPANEQIGFDKARDAKRFTMTPNGVIVIPSDYKFTS